The region CGTGTAATAAAGGAAAtattttctccatatttttctaTTAAGAATAAATATATTCCTATAAATGACTTTGATTGTAAGAAAAGATAgaagaaattgaaagaaaatcaaaatgaataaacatttcTTTGTCCAGTTGAGTTTTTCATTCCAGTGATGCTTTTGATCATTCTGTTcttgatgttttatttttcaacaattGTAATTTTCAGACATGTTTAATTCGTTAAAGTTAGGATAAAAACCGTATACAGGTAAATACATCTATCGCAATGattacttcattttcatttcatttttttttacaattacagtttgttttgtacatttcGACATACACattataacaaaacatatttcaagtatCCCTGtaccaaaattattttcaagattattacatatcaggttggaaatggaggaggctgctaaaaagcggagcttgtagagtgcagcctcctaatgaATATTCTTGTAGTTACATAGCATAATACAAATGAAAGTATACACCAcgagaaaaatagaattcgtaaaataatcatatgaatatgaaatatttgatttcccAAAACCACAGACTGCACCTGACTACGTACAGAGTTCACTGTCATTTGACAATGAGGTAATTTTATGACGACACGACGTTGATAAATGACAAATGAATAGTTTGTTATCGCTTCGGCATCTTAAACTCATATTATAAACGTGTACCTTGCACTTGACAACGGCCCCCCTATTGGAATTTCGAGGTAAATTTGTTAAAGCTATTCTTATTTTCGATTAACCACACTTTATTTCTTGACGAATTTGTGGTTAAAATGTGAAGTTTCTTTTTAAGCTGTCGGTGATAGGGCCGGGTGATAGGGGGGCGGGGGTGAATTTCGAATTGCATCATTTATCTTTGCTGTTATGGGCGTATTTGCAACATTTTATTTAGGGGGGTGAGAAAGCAAGAGAATATAGATATTTTGGTTCAAGAATATCTTGGCCATGTTTGGGAGATACCTCTTCTATGTGAAAGCAATTACACTTGACACATCAGTGAGTTCTTACAATCCTTCCAAATAGGATACAGACGATGCATGCTTGGTTGCTAGACACACTCTTCCCCACCATTTTGTATCCCTCAAaacaatttatcatacaccTTGAATAATATTAGTAATGGGTCACACTGTATACACATCATAAAATTAGAGCATTTGTTCCTATAAATAATCCTACTTTGTCAACAACTTTGGTTAGCATACTATAAATTAAACTGCATGAAAGATACGAATTCATTCTCTGATACTCTTCAAGGCTTGCACACCTTAAGAAAAAATTGCATGTAACTCATCCTTTATGATTATTAATAAttggaaaattgaaattttctgaATAAGCGCGATACTACTAAAGTTGGATTTTCGTCGCCTTTTACTGCATGTTTTACGAACTGACGATTGAACTTTGTTGCCATATTGCATTTTTTGTTCACTTTAATTTAAAGTGTCGAAAGGAAATTTGGCTTTCTTTACTGAACATCAATCAGACTCATTGAGACACAAAAAAAACTTCGAGAGTAGCATTGTTATGAAAAAACATCCTTGGGAAACATGCAGTTTGTTAAAATCGTAATATTTTTGGTAACTCTTCTCCAAACTTTGACATCTATTCGCGGTCAATGCGGAGGTAGCAGCAATGCAGTCAACGTTTCATATCCAGAAGACACATACTATGTCTTTGAAGGCGATGACATCAATGTTACCGTATCGATCGAAGCTGTTACCACCCAAGGTATCATCACCTTCCAGACCGAAAACCAGGCCAACTTCGAATTGGTGGTCGACGAATCCTTTCCAGTGACCCCAGAGGACGTCTTACCGAAGAACCTGACGGTGATGATCCGCGCAAGGTTGATCTCCATCAGCGAACTTCAGATCAGGTTCAAGGCTGATGCCTCTGAGGATGTCCTCAAGGTTGGCTCACAGACCATTGCGGTAAAGAGGATTCCATCTATCCTGCAGACTATCTACATCTACACCTTGATGGTTTGGATTGTCCTGAGCTACCTGTCGATGGGTGGTACCATGGACATGCAGGTTATCTGGGCAAGAGTCAGGAGACCATGGGGTGTGCTCATTGGTATCTTCTGTCAGTTTATCATCATGCCAGTCATGACCTACTACATCGCCAAGGTGGCCGTAGGTAAGTCCTGACGCAATGCTTTTCATAGTGATTGGAAAACATACTATTTAAATATGAAGGCCTTTTAATTAAACCAAAGTTGATAATGTTAGTTCGTAAGGAAATCTGAAATattgatatacatttttttttacttgaactAAATCATAAAGAGAATTGTTTTACATCACCTCATGTTCGTGTTTTTTAAGATCTTTACAACTTATATAATGTCATGATGATagaatttaataactttttatctgatattttttaatctaGATCCCATGCAGTGAcctaatcatttttatttgactTAAAAATATATTCCCTCGATTGTTATGCAACAGGTAAAAATTAAAACTTTATTTGCGTATGGgtaaaatgaattgataaaaataatgatattcccTTAATTATCATATACTATTTCACTCATAAATAGGTATTTTcctttaattattcatttatttcaatcgaTGAAAAAGAATCATTGATGCAGAATACAATTTTGTACCTGTCTGATGAAAGTCCCTACAATAATTGTCGCACCATCCAGCTGACGATCCGCCTACGGCTCTCGGGATCATCATCGTCGGCACCTGCCCCGGTGGTTGGCTCAGCAACGTGTTCAGCGTCCTCCTCGACGTCGACTTCGTCCTCAGCTTGACGATGACCTTCTTCTCTTCCATCATCGCCATGGGGATGATGCCTCTAAATCTTTTCATCTATGCCACACCCTACGCGGAAGGCAATGCTCGATTGGAAACACCGTTCGGTGAGATGGCCCAGCAGTTGGCTCTCCTTGTTGTACCGTGTTTCATTGGCATTGGAGTCTCCTATAGATACCCCAAGTATGTGGATATAATCAATGGTTTAAGCTACAGTATCATTGAAGAAAACGATTCGAGACCAACAGAATCTATTATCTTATTACCAAAGGCAGACTATCAGTCGGTTTTGGAGTATGTTTCGTTGATATGACTGTAGTATTGTAGTCCTGAAGATAATATGTCATGTGCTGCATATAGCCTTAAATTCGCTGGTCACGAATTCGACAATTCTTTTTGTCGCAAAGTTGACGACTAGGTCTACAAACTTTGTGACTTTGGGTCACTTACGGAAACTTTGACAATTTTTGTATACATTACGTTTTGCATTGATGACTTAAGTCGTAAAATTGGCAGCCCAATATTTGCTTGTAAAATCATCACAGGTCGCAAATTTTGCTTTGAAAAGTGTCGGCTTTGTCATGTTTCGCGACAAAGTCACTAAATTGGCAATTGGTGAGTTTCATATCACTCAAATTTATTGATGGTAATTTAAGAAAATAGagatatttcatattatccTTTTTTTAAGGAACGACATCCGAAATTTAATTATTCATGGTTACTATTTTCGTTGTCATAACGAATAATCGGTAAAATCTATAATATGAAAAGCAATTCAGATgtcggtaaaaaaaaacaattcagatGTCGGTAAAAAATCTTTAGCCTCAATTCtatacaagaagaaaaaaattgctttcacattttGTCTATTATATGGCCTTTAGCAGATAGAAGTTATGTTTTGAACCAATAAAGAaagcaataatatttcattaatttgttgtattttaaacatatatacttgttttaaataattttctttcttttttactttataGGTTCAGAACGTTTTGCAGTAAAGTGATGAAGCCTATTGGTACACTCCTAATCGTTCTCGGTGTTTCTCTAGCTGTTCCGGCTGACCTATATGCATTCACTACGTCATCTGCCAAGGTAGATACACCATGTACATTCTAGTGTGGTTGCAACATtgcccggaggggggggggcatgtccATTGACGAGTGGTTGCCATGCGTGACAAAAGAAACACGTaaaaatctctcttttttttaaagatagggcacgttacataaTTCTGTAACGTAATAAGGGAGTAAAAACACTAAATGGTGAAAAAATGGTATATTTTTCGCCAGGAAAACGACATGTTTGCAGTCCAATTTACAAGAGTATAGAAAAGACTAAAATACTTTACAAAGGATAGAGGATGtaatttttgcccccaaaactaagtgtttagggtccgatttgagcGAGTGGGTGGGAGGTGGGGCAGTACTAAACCCAACGTAAGTAAAGGTAAAGCCGGCGTCCGTGATCACGTCTGTggcataacaattaaaatattgttgTACTTGTTTAAGGgctcaattcagggaatacttgtcaaAGGTACTGTATTGTTTCCCATGCTTGTTAAGcatgttaagggtagggtttcacacgccagtaTACCTGCTAAGGGGTGCATTTACAGAATATGGAAATtgcttgtttagggtgcttttcgaaagcCCATattcacgcatggtatccactcgtcaatggaaatgcgcccccccccccgagcagCATTGCTGTCCTTTTTTTACTAAGCTGGTTACTTTCAAATTATGTTCGACTTCTATGAAAGTAATGTACAGCCCTACAGTATGTAGGTTATTACGGCTGATGGAGCTTTCGCTTCACTACGCATGACGGATTCAAGAAcgtagaaaatattttgtcaaatgtCTTTTATGTCAACGAACAACCAAGAAGGCTTTGTCGAAATTTGGccaatcaaaacagcagtttcgttcCGGACTCTGCATGGATAAActacatatttgaaaattttcgtcagctccaaaacttaggacgaaactgctgccCCTGGTCACAAACTTCGACAAAGACATCCCAGTTGTGCTTTGTAATATTACtggcattttcaatatatttactgtgttttttaattcattctgCGTCGCGGTGCGGAAACTGCCCAAAGAGCATATACTAAGATTTGACCGcggtctggggcccgtttcacaaatgacttgcaactgttgtaactttgccataatggcaagtTGGCAACAGGGTAACATGGTAACAGTTGCAATGCCtatatgaaacgggccccagatgacGGTGTCACTGGTTCGAGTGCGACATAAACATTGACGAGATAGTATTTGGTATCATTGGGGCCTGAGAAAGAGCATGTGTATGTGTCAAAATGGCGGCACAACCTTCTTAGTTTTCAGCATGTTTGTTCCAGGGGAATGTTGGTGTTTTGCAAAAAAATAGCGAATGACGAGATGGGTGACGAAATGCCACATTCACATCCATTTTGTGCGTCGAATGTTTTATTATAACTCAGACTTTGGTTCGGAAGCATCCCCAATCGCTTGAGTTGAgaattacttttgaaaaaaagtaacaaatgcCGTACACCTGTGCAAATCGTGCAAAGTTTTTAACGTAAATGCAACATGGCGATGCCGAAAAATAATAGAAACTATAACATTTATATCGAAAACGGCGATGTTTGCCAAATTGGTACGTATTTGCCGAGGAGTTAACAACGTTGCGCTGGACGTAGCAAATGTTCaaagcattttcatttttttgtgtgtgtgtttttgaaCATTACTTGCATTCGATGAGAATTTGTCAATATTGATATTGGAGCATAAAGTGCGGTAACAGGATTTTGACATTTGGACACATTTTTGAAACAGTATCATGCTCGCGACCACTGTCACTGAGAGAAGCGAGAACGTGTAAAGTGTCAAAATGTGCTAACGCCATTGATAACAAAACctcaaattgaaaatgtttaagtCTTATTCTATTATCACACAGGATGATTCTTATCAACCTGTATAAATAAATCTTGATTTAAAACAAGAGACTTGAAAGTGCAATCGCCGTTCATGATTTAGGCTCAATTACCACATGAAAGAATAATGGTGAAAGGGTCTATGTGCGCctgaatgtgatttttttttattgggagGAATTATAAGAAAATCTGaagtcacattaaaaaaaaatgcaatttttttttatcttcttaGATTTGGGTAGTATCCATCATCACACCAGCATTTGGGGCCTTCTTCGGCCTGTCCTTTGCCCGTATCTTCGCTCGTGATATCCGTACATCAATCACTATTGCCTTGGAGACGGGCATTCAGAACGCTCTTCTCGGCCGTACCATCATCGGTCTCTTCTATCCCCAGCCCGAGGCCGACCTCATCGCCCGTGTCATGCTCGTCAACGTGGTCGTCACCCTCATCGAAGGCGTCGTCGCCTCCGTCGTCTACTCAGCCGTGCGTTATCTCCTGTGTAGATCGAGGTGCGATGTTATACTGGGAGGGAGagaaaatgaagatgatgagaAGATAATCAATGATGGGGAGTCTAAACCATCTGCTGTTTTTACTGTTAATGGTAGTATGAGAGAGACAAGGGATTCACAAGCAGGGGACGATGGCCTGGATAATCCGTGTGTTGACGTAACggtattttaaatcaaaatcatgatcGTGAACTTGGACTGTGGAAAATCCATGAGGGTTTCATCCCACTGGAGGGCGCTTTAGCATAAattgtgtttgtctgatttgATTGCAGCCGCGCGATGATGAACTGAAGTAAGTGATATAGTAATCCTCGTCTGTTagagcccctttcacaattgacgtacgacttgtttacgaccgcctgcaacagtttttttttcttgtcgtTGCACGATAGATttcttggtgtcttgcgagcactcgcagtcgtttTAGACGatcgcacgaactcgaggtggtcggAGGTGGCCGTGACTGGTcgcatctgaactttgaacatgttcaaaatccaaacgcTATTAGATATTACGACTGATTCACTCTCATcaggtcgtaccatcggtcgggcgatcatcgtgtgagtgttgttaaacgttgtacgacttggtgcgagaggtggcacaactaagtatagtcgcatttagtcgactggaggtcgtacaacGCTTGAACATGTGCTAGAGACCTACAGAGACCAGTCTTGCGACTAGGTGCGATTATATAAGACTGTTGCACACGTTGCAAGACCGATCGAAATTACGGCTTACAGCATTCCCCTGCCGTTGAATTCTCATGTATGCGACCGttcagcccctttcacaattgacgtccgaccagtttacgaccgcctgcaacaatttttttattgttgttgcacgatcgatctcttggtgtcttgTGAGAACTCGCTAGTCGTTGCAGACGgtcgcacgaactcgaggtggtcgtgactggtaccaactgaactttgaacatgttcaaaatccgaaCGCGATAAAAGACGatcgattcactcgcatcaggcCGTACCCGGGGTCGTACCATCGGTTGGGCGATCATCGTGcgagtgttgttcaacgttgtacgacttggtgcgagaggtggcacgACAAAGTAGTCGCATTTACTCGACTGGAGGTCGcacaacacttgcacatgtgctagcgacctacatgtacacagacctgtcttgcgactgggtgcgataatatatgggccataagactgttgcaagaccgatcgcaacggcttacaacattgcacTACCGTTTCATTCGCATTTATGCGACCGTTCCACCCGCAATCCCTCGTGCAACACTCGCATGTGATCGCACGAGCACAATAAGAGCACATCCGACTTACTCGTGCAACGGGGTTTActagttgtttttgttgtacgacagttgttgcaactgtgaaagcctctgtgcgatcttatgagatgacagcgattgatgcctgttgcagccTGTCGCTCGATCAAAAGGTCGCAAATGgccgtacgtcaattgtgaaaggggcttaaatTAGTCACTTTTTTGCGTGGCGGATCAATGATTTCGAAATAGAAGGGCGCaaaaacaaaatgtcaaaatagaGGAGGTGCAGACGACAATATTCTTAGATTTAAGCTTTGCCAATGTGTATGTTCAGAGTGACTCTCAAAATATGGAGAGGTTGCAAGAGACGCGCGCCCGCACCTGATCATGAATACACCATCGTGCCAGATATATCAAATCGTCGCTATCAGAATTACTTATGTCACTGCTTCGAAATTCAATCTGAATAATATGCTAAGgttttatgtaaaaatatagGTCCATAACTAATACTGATTGTTCACTCACGTGGAAGGGCGGCGCTACAATGTCAAGGAGGAATGCCCTTAatttgttcatttcattttttattttttaatgacgAAATGGCAGAAACACAAAGCGATGCCGAACGTAGAGTATCAAAAAGAGGGGTCGGGTTCATGTTACTACTGGAATGCTCCTTTGTTATTCAGTCGAGAAAAATGATGTAGCCTTttctcatcccccccccctgttcaTCCGTAGCATTTGCATTAAAAAAGGTTTtagaataatcatgattattcaaTAAATCGAGTATCTgagatttttcaaaattcatattaaCTATTAATGCCAAATCGCATACCAAGACGATACTATAGCATACGTATTTCGatatacaatgtttttttaatatatatacaaCGAGATTCGCTTATCAATCGGGAATGATTAttgcacatttaaaaaaagatcaatTTGTGAAGAGGGTGGGCTTTTATAGTATGCATGTCGTATATCTTTGTTTGTAGTTATCATAGTTATAGAATAACACTGGTGTATATAAATCCGAATCGTGTCTATTATAGAGTGATTTACTTAACATGATAACACACAATAAAATATGTTGTTGatactatttttttctgttagCAAACTAGTCAAGTGAAATATTGAAAACTTGACTTTGAACCTTGTttgaaaaatttgttttttccgaTTTGATTTTTACGAGCCTATCACAAACTCATATGGTCTGGACGCTCATGTGGGCCTACgttcaagcaaataaaaaaataaatgttagaTGTGTGTTTACTGTTAGATTTTGTGCCTCATCTTATATCGTAAGAATTATTAATCGGACCATACTGATTTCAAAagttaaaacaaataaaaaaaattacattaaacAAACCATAAACAGAACAATAAGAGATATATTTACAAACTGAATTCAAGGACCCTAATTAGCAGGGTGATAAGTGATTGAGAGAAGTAGACATAAGATGGAAATAGAttagaaaggaaagaaagaatggtgTATAGAGACTATaaggaaatgaagaaagaaagaaaataggaaagaaagatagatagaaagaaagagagacataccgacagaaaaaaagaaagaaagagagcgAGGGGGATAGAGAGagtcaaagaaagaaaaaaaagaattaatgaaGGGGTGAAAAGAAAGCCTATATAGAAATGGAGAAGGGATGGggcaaaatgacaaagaaagaaagtaatatTGCATAAGTATACAAATATTCAGTGTTGATGAATGCGATTGTTCcgaatacatgtattacatgatTATAAAGATAAAACAAGAGAACACAATGATATTTAAGAGTACATTAGTCAGTTTTGAATGAGTGAAATCAACAGCCCAACAGACGATCACTAatagagttttttttataagtcCGACTACGTACTCTGCTTACAAAGGTGGATAACAGCTATTCCATTCTCCATGATCTTCAGTGGAGCATGGCATTATTGTTATGAATAAGGGAGTGTTATTTTCAAGGTTGTCTGAACGGCCTGCATTGTAACAAAATTATAGTGGGTAAGTTCACTGAACACGCTTTTAttctcacaataaaaaaaaatcgaaattatTCGGTGTGGGAAATGTTCACACATAACTTTTTGTTAAAAGAGCGCTCTTACATCTATACCTCCACTGAATTTATGTCACCGTTATATACTAATGCATTTTCCATGACTCTGTGTACTTTTCTGATGTATATTTCTGGATGAATTTGTAGTTTGGGAGGAACAAATCTGGagctcatgtacatgtagcctgtAATGTGTATTGGGATATGAAATCTGAATAAGAGTCTTTTCGGAGGAATCTTACATTGTAACCAAAATGGCTGAAATGCATGTAGGTCCCTActgtgatgttttttttttcttttcatttttttaactttctaTCCCTCTTCTCTCTGTCCCTCTCTTTCTTTAACACCTctcttttccattttctgaccccccccccctctctcccgaGACATTATCCCCCATAAAGTCCCGCTTAGTGGAGCGACTGCTTAAAACCGTTGCGATTGTGCCTAACATGCAACGTGCTAAATTTATGATCGCAAACGATAGTAAGAGCAATAATACTGGGCAATAATACCGTAAAGGTACTCCGTACAGGCCCCCCCTCCTCTTTGAGAACCTTAAGTGGTAAACGTCGTGCATACGCAAGTGAATACCTATTgggtttttgttgttgcttgtcaaaattttctggGAATTTTTCCTGACGTA is a window of Lytechinus variegatus isolate NC3 chromosome 2, Lvar_3.0, whole genome shotgun sequence DNA encoding:
- the LOC121408271 gene encoding ileal sodium/bile acid cotransporter-like produces the protein MQFVKIVIFLVTLLQTLTSIRGQCGGSSNAVNVSYPEDTYYVFEGDDINVTVSIEAVTTQGIITFQTENQANFELVVDESFPVTPEDVLPKNLTVMIRARLISISELQIRFKADASEDVLKVGSQTIAVKRIPSILQTIYIYTLMVWIVLSYLSMGGTMDMQVIWARVRRPWGVLIGIFCQFIIMPVMTYYIAKVAVADDPPTALGIIIVGTCPGGWLSNVFSVLLDVDFVLSLTMTFFSSIIAMGMMPLNLFIYATPYAEGNARLETPFGEMAQQLALLVVPCFIGIGVSYRYPKFRTFCSKVMKPIGTLLIVLGVSLAVPADLYAFTTSSAKIWVVSIITPAFGAFFGLSFARIFARDIRTSITIALETGIQNALLGRTIIGLFYPQPEADLIARVMLVNVVVTLIEGVVASVVYSAVRYLLCRSRCDVILGGRENEDDEKIINDGESKPSAVFTVNGSMRETRDSQAGDDGLDNPCVDVTVF